The Wansuia hejianensis genomic interval ACGTTTTGCTGGATATTTGCAGTGAAGACGGCGGGATAGCCGCTCCGGTAGTGGTCACCCAATATCGGGAGATTGTCTCAGAGCTGGAGGGAAAGCCCCTGTCTGTTGTGTGGAACTCTGACAGCCGTGAGGGGATTTCATCCTCTGTCAAGGCCGGTCTGCGGGAAGTCCTGAAGCGGAATAAGGGGGACGGGGAGGAGTGGGGATGCTGCTTTTTCGTAGCTGATCAGCCGTATCTGCTGCGGGATACCGTCAGGCGTTTTTTTAGAAAATTCCCCCTGTGCGGAAAAGGCATCGGGTGCCTGGGCTATGGCTCAGCGCGCGGAAACCCGGCGGCTTTCCGCGCGAGTTATGTGCCGGAATTAATGGAGCTGGAGGGGGACGGCGGGGGAAAACAGGTGATCCGCCGCCACCCGGAGGATCTATGGTGCATGGAGGCCAGTGAGAAATGGGAACTGCAGGACATAGACCGTACCTAGAAAGGAGTATATCAATGAAAAGACACTGGTTTTAAAACTGACTAATCCATGTTCAGAA includes:
- a CDS encoding nucleotidyltransferase family protein, translated to MKLYPIVLAAGFSSRFGSNKLLHPVEGLPMYRHIVDVLLDICSEDGGIAAPVVVTQYREIVSELEGKPLSVVWNSDSREGISSSVKAGLREVLKRNKGDGEEWGCCFFVADQPYLLRDTVRRFFRKFPLCGKGIGCLGYGSARGNPAAFRASYVPELMELEGDGGGKQVIRRHPEDLWCMEASEKWELQDIDRT